From a single Oligoflexia bacterium genomic region:
- a CDS encoding ATP-binding cassette domain-containing protein — MAWAEKIYFECPGFKLDIPKWDFPEHGITCVWGASGSGKSTLLQIMAGLIDAPGFKLSVGGELLSELPARERNFGFVFQDYALFPHMTAWENIAFAAEAKKLPVDIWVDHAEKLLKHLSLERVKNSYARVLSGGEQQRVALARALVTKPRMVLLDEPLSALDENNRDEARSLIAQLSEEYRVPFIFVTHDIRDVRAVSKNLLVLSEGRCVGQNTTNEILNTPESLELARLIPENIILDVSFQNTNCQLAEILLTPKIHRTKSVSSKLIAKNWSFEGINAAMTNRVIASKTNLILKAHILSAHDEGAKRVGIAVLSDRQKVKFWSEIPIGDLKGAIDLQVDPTSLLLLLQEVAS, encoded by the coding sequence ATGGCTTGGGCTGAGAAAATTTATTTTGAGTGTCCTGGTTTTAAATTAGATATTCCTAAATGGGATTTTCCAGAGCATGGAATTACTTGCGTCTGGGGTGCGAGTGGTTCTGGTAAAAGTACACTCTTACAAATCATGGCGGGGCTTATTGATGCTCCGGGGTTTAAACTTTCTGTGGGCGGAGAACTTCTCAGCGAATTACCGGCTCGTGAGCGAAATTTTGGATTTGTATTTCAAGACTATGCACTTTTCCCACACATGACAGCGTGGGAGAACATAGCTTTTGCTGCCGAGGCAAAAAAGTTACCTGTTGATATTTGGGTTGATCACGCTGAAAAACTTCTTAAGCATCTTAGTTTAGAACGCGTAAAAAATTCGTATGCCCGTGTTTTATCTGGTGGTGAACAACAGCGAGTCGCCCTTGCCCGGGCCCTTGTGACTAAACCACGCATGGTTTTATTAGATGAACCACTCAGCGCACTTGATGAAAATAATCGCGACGAAGCGCGAAGTTTGATTGCACAATTAAGTGAAGAGTATCGCGTTCCATTTATTTTTGTGACCCATGACATAAGAGATGTACGAGCTGTAAGTAAAAATCTTTTGGTGCTTTCAGAGGGGCGTTGTGTTGGTCAAAATACCACAAATGAAATTCTCAATACCCCTGAGAGTCTTGAATTGGCGCGATTGATTCCTGAGAACATAATTTTAGATGTGAGCTTTCAAAATACAAATTGTCAATTGGCTGAAATCTTACTGACTCCAAAAATCCATCGCACCAAGTCAGTTTCAAGTAAATTAATTGCTAAGAATTGGAGTTTTGAAGGAATTAACGCGGCAATGACAAATCGAGTTATTGCTAGCAAGACTAACTTAATTTTAAAGGCTCACATTCTGAGCGCTCATGATGAAGGGGCAAAACGTGTTGGTATTGCAGTGCTATCTGATAGACAAAAAGTAAAGTTTTGGAGTGAAATACCTATTGGAGATTTAAAGGGCGCTATTGATTTGCAGGTTGACCCGACAAGTCTCCTTTTGCTACTTCAAGAAGTAGCTTCTTGA
- a CDS encoding xanthine dehydrogenase family protein molybdopterin-binding subunit, with protein sequence MKNVGRNLPKKEAVEKVNGQAIYVEDIKLKGALWGQTIRSTIAHGKIKKITFDPVIPWNEFVIVDYKDIPGKNQVALIEYDQPFLVEEIIQHAEEPILLIAHENREMIIKAQKYINIEYEIYKPLLNIDESGHVQKSFHIENGDLKLGHRESFMIHEGVYRVPHQEHIYIENNGMLGWVTDDGVVTVQGSLQCPYYVVKALKYLFDLPEEKIRVMQTVTGGGFGGKEEYPSLLAGHVALLALKAKRPVRMIYDRAEDIAATTKRHPGLTKVKLGCDEKGKLTFVDIEFVLDGGAYVTLSPVVLSRGTLHAGGAYASPSVRIISRSIKTNTPPNGAYRGFGAPQSLFGIECAVTELAHKMKMDPAQFRKLNAYKIGDVMPTGQVLGMSVSTDKVLVRTLKISDYKKKRKMYDAFNKKSETQGMNLRKGIGVSLILHGAGFTGSGEVYLNSKAGVELGKDGRIRVLSGSTEIGQGTNTVFSQICSDTLGLGYEDIDVVVPDTHVVPDSGPTVASRTCMVVGGLVHKAALELKQKLEELNSSPFFKPSGAKVNFKKTIQKLYEKYGPLTCYSVYEKPTHVQWDDKTYKGDAYAVYAWAAVVADVEVDLLTFEVKLKKLYSSVDVGKAIHPLLTEGQIEGGMLQAVGYALTEELVWKDGRIQNNSLTNYIIPTSMDTPDIIVNLVENPYKYGPYGAKGVGELPMDGPAPAIVGAIFHATGKFIAEIPVTPERLLKYTSNQKLGMPNEI encoded by the coding sequence ATGAAAAATGTTGGCCGTAATCTTCCTAAGAAAGAAGCTGTCGAAAAGGTAAATGGTCAAGCTATTTACGTTGAAGACATAAAGCTTAAAGGTGCTCTTTGGGGCCAGACAATTCGTTCTACCATTGCCCATGGTAAAATTAAAAAAATTACTTTTGACCCAGTAATTCCTTGGAATGAATTTGTAATTGTAGATTACAAAGACATCCCCGGTAAAAATCAAGTTGCCCTTATCGAATACGACCAGCCTTTTTTGGTTGAAGAAATCATTCAACATGCTGAAGAGCCGATTTTACTTATTGCACATGAAAATCGTGAGATGATTATCAAGGCTCAAAAATATATCAATATTGAATATGAAATTTATAAGCCACTCTTAAACATCGATGAATCCGGGCACGTTCAAAAAAGTTTTCATATTGAAAATGGCGATTTAAAGCTTGGGCATAGAGAATCATTTATGATTCATGAGGGTGTTTACCGGGTTCCTCATCAAGAACATATTTATATTGAAAATAATGGAATGCTCGGTTGGGTAACAGACGACGGTGTTGTAACAGTTCAAGGTTCACTCCAATGCCCATATTATGTGGTTAAGGCTTTAAAATATTTATTTGATTTGCCTGAAGAAAAAATCAGAGTCATGCAGACTGTCACTGGTGGTGGTTTTGGGGGCAAGGAAGAGTATCCGTCGCTACTCGCAGGGCATGTTGCACTATTAGCTTTAAAGGCCAAGCGACCTGTAAGAATGATTTATGATCGCGCTGAAGATATTGCCGCGACAACAAAAAGGCATCCCGGTTTAACTAAAGTTAAATTAGGCTGTGATGAAAAAGGAAAACTCACATTTGTTGATATAGAGTTTGTTCTTGATGGTGGAGCCTATGTCACACTTTCACCGGTTGTTTTATCTCGAGGAACTCTTCACGCAGGTGGAGCTTATGCGAGCCCGAGTGTGCGCATCATATCGCGTTCAATAAAAACCAATACACCGCCTAATGGTGCATATCGGGGTTTTGGTGCTCCACAATCACTTTTTGGTATTGAATGTGCTGTAACAGAACTTGCACATAAAATGAAAATGGATCCTGCACAATTTCGAAAACTCAATGCTTATAAAATCGGCGATGTGATGCCCACAGGACAAGTTCTTGGCATGAGCGTAAGCACTGATAAAGTTTTAGTGCGCACGCTTAAAATTTCAGATTATAAGAAAAAACGCAAAATGTACGACGCTTTTAATAAAAAATCTGAAACACAAGGTATGAATTTACGAAAAGGCATTGGTGTTTCATTAATTCTTCATGGTGCTGGGTTCACAGGTTCTGGTGAAGTGTATCTTAATTCAAAAGCAGGCGTTGAACTCGGTAAAGACGGCCGCATACGTGTATTATCAGGAAGTACAGAAATCGGCCAAGGTACAAACACGGTTTTTTCACAAATTTGTTCTGACACTCTTGGTTTGGGATATGAAGACATAGATGTCGTGGTTCCTGATACCCATGTTGTTCCAGATAGTGGCCCCACTGTAGCGAGTCGTACATGCATGGTAGTTGGTGGGCTTGTACATAAAGCTGCTCTTGAATTAAAACAAAAACTTGAAGAACTTAATAGTTCACCGTTTTTTAAACCCAGTGGTGCCAAAGTAAATTTTAAAAAAACAATTCAAAAACTTTATGAAAAATATGGGCCTCTCACTTGTTATTCAGTTTATGAAAAGCCAACTCACGTGCAGTGGGATGATAAAACATATAAAGGTGACGCCTATGCAGTATATGCTTGGGCCGCAGTTGTTGCCGATGTAGAGGTTGATCTTTTAACTTTTGAAGTAAAATTAAAAAAACTTTATTCAAGTGTTGATGTGGGTAAAGCCATTCATCCACTTTTAACTGAAGGGCAAATCGAGGGTGGAATGCTTCAAGCAGTTGGCTATGCCCTGACTGAAGAGCTTGTCTGGAAAGACGGACGAATACAAAATAACAGTCTAACAAATTATATTATTCCTACTTCAATGGACACCCCAGACATTATCGTCAATCTTGTTGAGAATCCGTACAAGTATGGGCCTTACGGTGCAAAAGGTGTGGGCGAATTACCAATGGATGGTCCAGCCCCTGCAATAGTTGGAGCGATTTTTCACGCAACAGGTAAATTTATTGCAGAAATACCAGTGACACCTGAAAGACTTTTAAAGTATACAAGCAATCAAAAATTGGGGATGCCCAATGAAATTTAA
- a CDS encoding (2Fe-2S)-binding protein, translating to MKFKFKLNKKQVSVDVAPMSRLLDVLRNELKLTGSKEGCGEGECGACSVIIDGEVVNSCLIPICQTEGAQITTIEGLAKGSVISPLQKAFTQWGGAQCGICTPGMLMAAQVLLHEKKGKVPTDFEMREALAGNLCRCTGYTKIFLSIKKAALALKKSKGRGI from the coding sequence ATGAAATTTAAATTCAAACTCAATAAAAAACAAGTCTCAGTAGACGTTGCTCCCATGTCTCGACTTCTAGATGTTTTGCGCAATGAACTAAAACTCACGGGTAGTAAAGAGGGGTGTGGTGAAGGTGAATGTGGAGCTTGTTCAGTTATAATTGATGGAGAAGTGGTCAATAGTTGTTTGATTCCTATTTGCCAAACTGAAGGTGCCCAAATCACAACAATTGAAGGTTTAGCAAAGGGGAGTGTAATTTCACCTCTTCAAAAAGCGTTTACTCAGTGGGGTGGAGCCCAATGCGGAATCTGCACACCCGGAATGTTGATGGCTGCACAAGTATTGCTTCATGAAAAAAAAGGTAAAGTACCAACGGATTTTGAAATGCGAGAAGCATTGGCCGGAAATCTTTGTCGTTGCACGGGCTACACGAAAATATTTTTATCAATTAAAAAAGCAGCCCTTGCACTTAAGAAATCTAAGGGTCGAGGTATTTAA